The nucleotide sequence TCTTCGACCATGTAAGAATATTTCAGTTCTACCAGGATACCCCGGGAAAGGTTCTCCTCCGTCTTGTGAGAAAGGACTCCTTCTCCGATTCAGATCTCCGGAAGATCAGAAAGGTGGTTGTTACGGACATTGGTCTCGAGGGGAGGGAGAGTGACCTTGAGGTTGAAATGGTCTTTGTTGACCATATCGAGAAGATGCCGTCGGGGAAGTTCGCCATGGTTCACCAGATGCTCGATGTCCGTGCCTTTGCCGGACACCCTTAGCTTCCGATGCGGCCCGAAGAGTGCTTCAGGTCCGGTGATGAGGCTTCGTGCAAGAAAGGAATCTTTTCAGAAAGGGAGAGAGCAGCGGCAGGAGTCTGATCTGTTCTTTTACATTGAGAAACCGAAATCCCCGAATATATGCCAGGCAGCTGTCTGAGCCGCAAAGACACCTGAAGGGAGCGGACAATGCAAACTCTGTCGTACAATAGTGAAACGTCAATTCTTCACCTTCCTCTATCTCTCTGAGGGCCCGAAAGGTAAAATCGTCAAAACAGATATACCCTGACGGATTACAGCTGTGATTGAGATAGTAGACACCGCTGAGAGGCTCATAGTAAATGTCCTGATCATATCGAATGGTATAGGCTGTGGAACGGTCTGTTTTTCTCGAAATGTTCTTCAAGGACAGGATGATCTGATCCTTTCGAATATTGCGGGTCGCATACCGGGCATATTGTCCCTTGCCCCGCTTCCATTCTCTTATCTCATCGAGGACCTTCTTCAGGGGTGTCCTATATATGTCGTCAAGCTCTCTCATGATAAAAAATTATAGCACAGGGATTGCTTCGGGAAGGACGGCCGCAAAGGTTTTACCGGGCGCAATAACGGATGCCGGTTCCCGAAAAGGCTACGGACGAATACTGCTCGCAAAGGCTGAGACATTTCATGAAGCCACAATCTCCCCTGGAAAGGTATAATACAGTATCATGTGAGACGATGAGTCCTTTCGAGGTTCTCAAAAAATTCATAAGGTCGTCAACCATAGCGGAGAATTGGGCCCTCAATATCTATGAGGGGTTGCCGCTCGCTCTCCGTTACAGGATATGTTGCGGACCCGGGTTCTTTCGGTGGCTCTCCTTTCTAAAGGAATCGGAGGAGTGGGACAGGGAGAGGTTCGACGCATACCAGTTCGAACAGACAAAGAATCTCCTTGATCACGCAATGAAGAACGTCCCTTTCTACAGAAGACTCTTCCCCGATGTTTCTTTCTCTCCCCTGAAAATGCAGAGTCTCGATGACTTACGAACCCTTCCCTGC is from Thermodesulfovibrionales bacterium and encodes:
- a CDS encoding SET domain-containing protein is translated as MRELDDIYRTPLKKVLDEIREWKRGKGQYARYATRNIRKDQIILSLKNISRKTDRSTAYTIRYDQDIYYEPLSGVYYLNHSCNPSGYICFDDFTFRALREIEEGEELTFHYCTTEFALSAPFRCLCGSDSCLAYIRGFRFLNVKEQIRLLPLLSPFLKRFLSCTKPHHRT